A section of the Spirochaetaceae bacterium genome encodes:
- the tgt gene encoding tRNA guanosine(34) transglycosylase Tgt has protein sequence MNLLTITATTNTARTGQLNLPHGPVETPVFMPVGTVGAMKAINHEQIEEIGYKLILGNTYHLYLRPGLEQLKAEGGLHKFSTWQGNFLTDSGGFQFFSLAPFRKFTADGVKFRSHLDGSYHFFSPELAIQAQQIIGSDIMMQLDVCTPPDAGEKKALDGLIKTTAWAKRCKTEWLKGREAGHQGALFGIAQGNFYKDLRKRSAAELAELDLPGYAIGGLSVGETKAQFADFLAFQTPLLPYDKPKYVMGIGTPDYILEAIELGIDMFDCVYPTRVARNGSVMTKDGLLALKGERFKGDHNPIEEGCSCTACRRYSRSYLRHLVKAGEINALTLLTEHNLTFMYRFIAECRQAIKEGSFANYKAEFLTRYYRD, from the coding sequence ATGAATTTATTAACGATAACTGCCACCACTAACACCGCCCGTACCGGCCAACTTAATTTACCGCATGGGCCGGTAGAAACGCCCGTTTTTATGCCGGTAGGCACGGTAGGGGCTATGAAAGCCATTAACCACGAGCAAATTGAAGAAATTGGTTATAAACTTATCTTAGGCAACACATACCATCTTTATTTACGGCCCGGCCTAGAGCAACTAAAAGCTGAGGGCGGCTTGCATAAATTTAGCACTTGGCAAGGCAATTTTTTAACCGACAGCGGCGGCTTTCAGTTTTTTAGTTTAGCCCCTTTCCGTAAATTTACTGCCGATGGTGTCAAGTTTAGGAGCCATCTTGACGGCAGCTATCACTTTTTTAGCCCCGAGCTCGCCATTCAAGCGCAGCAAATTATTGGCAGTGATATTATGATGCAGCTTGATGTGTGCACTCCGCCCGATGCCGGCGAAAAAAAGGCTTTAGATGGCTTAATTAAAACCACCGCTTGGGCCAAAAGATGTAAAACCGAGTGGTTGAAGGGCCGTGAAGCCGGCCATCAAGGAGCGTTGTTTGGTATTGCCCAAGGAAATTTTTATAAAGATTTACGCAAACGTAGCGCCGCCGAGCTAGCCGAGCTCGATTTACCCGGCTACGCTATTGGCGGCTTAAGCGTGGGGGAAACTAAGGCGCAATTTGCCGATTTTTTAGCTTTTCAGACCCCGCTATTACCTTACGATAAACCCAAATATGTGATGGGTATCGGCACGCCCGATTATATCCTCGAGGCCATCGAGCTGGGTATCGATATGTTCGATTGCGTTTACCCTACGCGCGTAGCCCGTAACGGTAGTGTAATGACCAAAGATGGTTTATTAGCCCTTAAAGGCGAACGGTTTAAAGGCGACCATAACCCCATCGAAGAAGGTTGCAGTTGCACGGCTTGCCGGCGTTACAGCCGCTCTTACCTTAGGCATTTGGTTAAGGCCGGCGAGATTAACGCTTTAACTTTACTTACCGAGCATAATTTAACTTTTATGTACCGTTTTATTGCCGAGTGCCGGCAAGCGATTAAAGAAGGAAGCTTTGCTAATTATAAAGCAGAGTTTTTAACGAGGTATTATAGAGATTAA